A region from the Halobacillus mangrovi genome encodes:
- the coxB gene encoding cytochrome c oxidase subunit II, translating to MKKTGLFFMLLLLSGCNMRVLNPASDTAEKLTDLIYLSFGLMMLVFVIVMILFVHFLRKFRETKETQNVIPDDESENKWLELTWTVLPFVLLAVLAVPTVKATYDLTSQVSGSGEEPQGEAIVVEVVGQQFNWRFTYDNGRTSVDELVLPVGREVEFHLTSNDVIHSFWVPNLAGKIDVIPGEETRLSFQPSDTGTFQGKCAEFCGAEHTLMRFETRVVSEAEFKQWLREQ from the coding sequence ATGAAAAAAACTGGCTTATTTTTCATGCTGTTATTGTTAAGCGGTTGCAATATGCGGGTGTTGAATCCTGCTAGTGATACGGCCGAGAAGTTAACAGACTTGATTTATTTAAGCTTTGGTTTGATGATGCTTGTATTTGTGATCGTCATGATTTTATTTGTTCATTTTCTAAGAAAGTTTCGTGAAACCAAAGAAACACAGAATGTGATACCTGATGACGAAAGTGAAAACAAATGGCTGGAACTGACATGGACGGTTCTTCCTTTTGTCCTGTTAGCCGTCCTTGCGGTACCAACGGTAAAAGCTACATATGATTTGACCTCACAGGTATCAGGAAGTGGGGAAGAGCCTCAAGGAGAGGCGATCGTGGTAGAAGTCGTCGGTCAACAATTCAATTGGAGGTTCACGTACGATAACGGACGGACGTCAGTCGATGAACTTGTCCTCCCAGTGGGGCGGGAAGTAGAGTTTCATTTGACGTCAAACGATGTCATCCATTCGTTTTGGGTGCCAAATTTGGCTGGTAAAATCGATGTGATCCCTGGAGAAGAAACGCGGTTATCTTTCCAGCCTTCTGATACGGGTACGTTTCAAGGAAAGTGTGCCGAATTTTGCGGGGCAGAACATACCTTAATGAGATTTGAGACTAGGGTGGTTAGTGAAGCAGAGTTTAAACAATGGCTTAGAGAACAGTAG
- a CDS encoding cytochrome c oxidase subunit I, producing the protein MQVPFVGEVPSDIVVSWIVMVIVGIFLLWRLTVNKKWPMIWEYMTTTHHRKIGTMYIFFAVLFFIRGGIDALFIRTQLAVPENDFWVFQSQKYNEIFTTHGTVMIFFVAMPLLIGLMNIAVPLQLGANDLAFPYLNSVSFWMFVSGAFVFNMAFFFNAAPNAGWTAYAPLSTDTFTTGPNNNYYIFGLQLSGLGTIFTAVNMIVTIIRLRAPGMKMTRMPLFPWATLLTSFLILIAFPVLTVALLLLTFDRIYGTSFFIGELGSPVYYQHLFWIFGHPEVYILILPAFGIFSDIISAFSRKRIYGYTSMVIAIALIGLLGFMVWAHHMFTVGLGPLANSVFAITTMLIAVPTGIKVFNWLFTMRNGVVQIRTPMLFSLGFIPTFVIGGVTGVMLAVAAADYQYHDTYFVVAHFHYTMIGGTILGAFAGIYYWYPKMTGKVLDEKLGRWHFWLFIIGFHLTFLPQHLAGLNGMPRRVYSYTWADNVFVLNFISTIGAFLMGASMLFVVWNLYKTHRLTDKVGPDPWDGRTLEWTVDSPAPEHPFEPMPIVSGFDAYWYAKVKKEELPKAENPRPSPIAVKTIQPVLLAGILMVISIGFIYGWLWMQIIGGVGAFGFFIIRSVTDERKGVYQKEEDEL; encoded by the coding sequence ATGCAAGTACCGTTTGTAGGAGAAGTTCCTTCCGATATTGTGGTTTCGTGGATTGTTATGGTCATCGTCGGTATTTTCCTATTATGGAGGCTGACAGTAAACAAAAAATGGCCAATGATTTGGGAGTATATGACAACAACCCATCATAGGAAAATCGGAACGATGTATATCTTTTTTGCCGTTTTATTCTTTATTCGAGGTGGAATTGACGCCCTATTTATCCGTACACAGCTCGCCGTTCCTGAGAACGATTTTTGGGTTTTCCAGTCGCAAAAATACAATGAAATATTCACTACTCATGGAACCGTCATGATTTTCTTTGTTGCTATGCCCCTGCTTATAGGACTAATGAACATAGCTGTCCCGTTGCAATTAGGAGCGAATGACTTAGCTTTTCCTTATTTGAACTCGGTCAGTTTTTGGATGTTTGTTTCTGGGGCTTTTGTTTTCAATATGGCTTTCTTTTTTAACGCAGCACCAAACGCGGGGTGGACGGCTTATGCACCTTTATCGACAGACACCTTCACTACGGGGCCAAACAACAATTATTACATATTCGGTCTTCAATTATCAGGGCTAGGTACTATATTTACCGCTGTCAATATGATTGTGACCATCATTCGATTAAGGGCTCCTGGTATGAAAATGACTCGTATGCCGCTTTTCCCCTGGGCCACCCTGCTTACGTCATTTTTAATTCTCATTGCTTTTCCGGTCCTGACCGTCGCATTGCTTCTTTTAACATTTGATCGTATATACGGTACTTCCTTCTTTATTGGTGAATTAGGATCTCCTGTCTATTATCAACACTTATTTTGGATTTTCGGTCACCCGGAAGTTTACATTCTTATTCTTCCAGCCTTCGGTATCTTCTCGGATATCATCTCTGCCTTTTCAAGAAAGCGCATCTATGGCTATACATCCATGGTCATTGCGATCGCATTAATTGGGCTGCTCGGGTTTATGGTTTGGGCTCACCATATGTTTACGGTAGGACTTGGACCATTGGCTAACTCGGTTTTTGCCATTACAACAATGCTTATTGCTGTACCTACAGGGATCAAGGTATTCAATTGGCTCTTTACCATGAGGAACGGTGTTGTTCAAATCCGTACTCCGATGTTGTTTTCGTTAGGATTCATTCCAACGTTTGTAATAGGCGGAGTGACCGGAGTTATGCTCGCTGTGGCAGCGGCCGACTATCAATATCATGACACTTATTTTGTCGTTGCCCACTTCCACTACACGATGATCGGAGGCACAATCTTAGGTGCCTTCGCGGGGATTTATTACTGGTATCCAAAAATGACAGGAAAAGTACTGGATGAAAAGCTAGGTCGCTGGCACTTCTGGCTGTTTATCATCGGCTTCCATTTAACCTTCTTGCCCCAACACCTTGCAGGTTTGAACGGGATGCCGCGGCGTGTGTATTCCTATACATGGGCAGACAACGTATTTGTTCTTAATTTCATCAGTACAATAGGAGCTTTTCTGATGGGAGCGAGTATGCTTTTTGTTGTGTGGAACCTCTATAAAACCCATCGATTAACAGATAAAGTCGGGCCAGATCCCTGGGATGGGCGTACGCTAGAGTGGACTGTAGATTCACCGGCACCTGAGCATCCATTTGAGCCGATGCCGATAGTAAGTGGGTTTGATGCCTACTGGTATGCGAAAGTTAAAAAAGAGGAATTACCAAAAGCTGAAAACCCGCGCCCGTCACCTATTGCTGTTAAAACCATCCAACCTGTTTTGCTGGCAGGAATTTTGATGGTCATAAGTATTGGCTTCATCTATGGCTGGCTTTGGATGCAGATCATTGGAGGGGTGGGAGCATTTGGCTTCTTCATTATAAGATCTGTGACTGACGAAAGAAAAGGCGTGTATCAAAAGGAGGAAGATGAGTTATGA
- a CDS encoding cytochrome c oxidase subunit 3, with the protein MKQTSDVLFQDKRLGFFLYLVVEAFMFATLFATYIIFTPPSVGANPSEVYELRTVILTSVFLLSSSGTLLIAESGLEHWNLKKIWIGIITTFLLGAVFMGLEIHEFYKYTHEGFTITMNNFLSSFYVLVGLHASHVAFGLGWMILLMVQLKQQKLPKALFIEKHKIFNYYWHFVDVVWVMIILIVYAPYLF; encoded by the coding sequence ATGAAGCAGACATCTGACGTTTTGTTTCAAGATAAACGGTTAGGTTTCTTCCTATATTTAGTGGTTGAAGCTTTCATGTTTGCGACTTTATTTGCCACCTATATCATCTTCACTCCACCATCTGTTGGAGCAAATCCTTCAGAAGTCTATGAATTGCGTACAGTCATTTTGACCTCTGTGTTTTTACTTTCAAGCAGCGGAACTCTACTTATTGCAGAGAGCGGATTAGAGCATTGGAATTTAAAGAAGATATGGATCGGAATCATAACTACGTTCCTATTGGGAGCGGTTTTCATGGGGCTGGAAATTCATGAGTTTTATAAGTACACCCATGAAGGGTTCACGATTACAATGAACAACTTTCTATCATCCTTTTATGTACTGGTCGGCCTGCATGCCTCTCACGTAGCTTTTGGACTAGGCTGGATGATTCTTCTTATGGTTCAGCTTAAACAACAAAAGCTGCCTAAAGCCTTATTCATAGAAAAGCATAAAATTTTTAACTATTATTGGCACTTCGTTGACGTTGTTTGGGTAATGATTATTTTGATTGTTTATGCTCCTTACCTATTTTAG